A single Candidatus Zixiibacteriota bacterium DNA region contains:
- a CDS encoding NADH-quinone oxidoreductase subunit J codes for MELSLENGTQTAIFYILSGLIVGSAFMVVSLKNIFHSALFLVLCFFSIAGIYVLLSAEFVAAVQVLIYVGAITVLLIFAIMLTAQLYSPSIRQSNEQVIPGLIIVGTLLIVTLSVLRRTSWRISTQGIEEQSTVSIGKSLLTTYVLPFEVVSLVLIAALIGAIIIARKE; via the coding sequence ATGGAGTTAAGTCTGGAAAACGGAACACAAACAGCGATTTTTTACATACTCTCAGGATTGATCGTGGGCTCTGCCTTTATGGTGGTGAGCCTGAAGAATATCTTTCATTCGGCTTTGTTTTTAGTCCTTTGCTTTTTCTCAATTGCCGGGATATATGTTCTGCTTTCAGCCGAGTTCGTGGCTGCAGTTCAGGTCTTAATCTACGTGGGGGCAATTACAGTTCTTTTGATCTTTGCCATAATGCTGACTGCCCAGCTTTATAGTCCCAGTATCAGGCAATCTAATGAACAGGTAATTCCAGGACTCATAATCGTGGGCACGCTTTTAATAGTTACCCTTTCGGTTTTAAGGCGCACGAGCTGGAGGATAAGCACCCAGGGAATAGAAGAACAATCAACTGTCTCTATTGGAAAATCTCTTTTGACCACTTATGTTTTGCCTTTTGAGGTGGTCTCTTTAGTCTTAATAGCAGCTCTGATCGGCGCGATAATAATTGCGCGCAAGGAGTAG
- the nuoH gene encoding NADH-quinone oxidoreductase subunit NuoH, producing the protein MLELGQLFKNIYLWGESLFANWGIPHSIFELLSMLVVAVIILAFMSLSVLFLVWWERKVSGHMQSRFGPMRTGWHGWLQTIIDAIKLILKEDTTPETADKIGFLIAPIIVFVSAFMAYICIPFGKGLIVKDLNIGILYILAITTFTVIGLLTAGWCSNNKFSVLGGFRSAAQIISYEVPLTLSILGVVILSQTLSMQSIVNSQKHIWEWYIFRQPVGFLIYIVAAIAEINRVPFDIPEAEQELVAGFNIEYSGMKFAMFFFAEFANLFLVSAIATTLFLGGWNGPLLPSWIWFFIKSFFLVFVIMWFKWTFPRLRVDQLMGFAWKFLLPLAFINLILTGLLA; encoded by the coding sequence ATGTTAGAGTTAGGCCAGCTTTTTAAGAATATTTACCTGTGGGGAGAAAGCCTTTTCGCAAACTGGGGTATCCCCCATTCTATCTTTGAGCTTCTGAGTATGCTGGTGGTGGCGGTGATAATTCTTGCCTTTATGTCTCTTTCGGTCCTGTTTTTGGTCTGGTGGGAAAGAAAAGTCTCCGGGCATATGCAGTCCCGGTTTGGACCAATGCGCACCGGCTGGCACGGCTGGCTGCAGACGATTATCGATGCGATAAAATTAATCTTAAAGGAGGATACTACACCGGAAACTGCAGATAAAATCGGATTTCTTATTGCTCCGATCATAGTTTTTGTCTCGGCTTTTATGGCTTATATTTGCATTCCATTTGGTAAAGGGCTAATAGTCAAAGACCTGAACATAGGGATTCTCTATATACTGGCTATAACCACCTTTACGGTTATCGGGCTTTTAACTGCAGGCTGGTGTTCAAACAATAAGTTCTCGGTTCTCGGAGGGTTCCGCTCAGCTGCCCAGATCATAAGTTATGAGGTCCCTTTGACCCTGTCGATTCTGGGGGTGGTCATTTTGTCCCAGACTTTGAGCATGCAGAGCATAGTGAATTCTCAAAAGCATATCTGGGAATGGTACATCTTCAGGCAGCCGGTCGGTTTTTTGATTTATATCGTCGCAGCCATTGCGGAGATTAACCGGGTGCCCTTTGACATACCTGAGGCTGAGCAGGAGTTAGTAGCTGGTTTCAATATAGAATATTCAGGGATGAAGTTTGCAATGTTTTTCTTTGCCGAATTTGCCAACCTCTTCTTGGTATCAGCCATTGCCACCACCCTTTTCTTGGGTGGATGGAATGGGCCGCTTCTACCCTCCTGGATCTGGTTTTTTATAAAAAGTTTCTTCTTGGTTTTCGTGATAATGTGGTTCAAATGGACCTTCCCTCGCCTGAGAGTCGACCAGTTAATGGGGTTTGCCTGGAAGTTTTTGTTACCGTTAGCTTTTATAAATTTAATTTTAACCGGGCTTTTAGCTTAA
- a CDS encoding NADH-quinone oxidoreductase subunit I: MNIIKRTFDGIYNLLKGMKVTIRYFFKPAITLQYPKERWTMPERSRGMVGLLSDPETGKLNCTACLICMRNCPVRAIQITQKKDEEGKRVPDEFVIEAGLCIYCGICEESCPFNAIKMIPKYEFSTFDKKQLTHKKERLAEIGKGFKYNKWS; the protein is encoded by the coding sequence ATGAACATCATCAAAAGAACTTTTGACGGAATTTATAACCTTTTAAAAGGGATGAAGGTCACCATAAGGTATTTCTTCAAACCGGCCATAACCCTTCAATATCCTAAAGAGAGATGGACCATGCCGGAGCGGTCCAGGGGTATGGTGGGGTTACTTTCTGACCCTGAGACCGGCAAGTTAAACTGCACTGCCTGCTTGATCTGCATGCGCAATTGTCCGGTCAGGGCGATTCAGATCACCCAGAAAAAGGACGAGGAAGGCAAAAGAGTGCCAGATGAGTTCGTGATCGAAGCCGGTCTTTGCATCTACTGCGGGATCTGTGAGGAATCCTGCCCCTTCAATGCAATCAAAATGATTCCAAAATACGAGTTCTCGACTTTCGATAAAAAACAGCTTACTCATAAAAAGGAAAGATTAGCCGAGATCGGCAAAGGTTTCAAATATAATAAATGGAGTTAA